GGCTATTAGTCCAGTTCTTTTGTATAAAATGCTGTGCCTCTGGTTGATCGAAGTGTACATAATTACATATACAGACtgagtaatataaaatatttaaaagagaggtttatatatatatatattatgagtAAATATTATACATACGTTATAATAGGCTAAGTATGTACTGAATCACCGCAAAATCAGTTTTTCGATTAGCAGACTGATTGATGTTCTGTCAGAGGGTGTCTTTAGTGATTTTATCGATATGCAATTGAGAATTGATCATTTTCATGAGACGACCTAGAATTGTTCCAATTATACcgtataaaattttcaaaaatccctCATAAAGACATCCTCCTTATACATAGGTAGATAAATGAATTTTCCACCATTAATTTTATAGTTATATACCGTTAGATGTATTTTTCCAGTGGTTCAACAATTTCGCAAAAAAAGGTTTATAATGCCTATAGTCGATGGAATCTGAGAGCGACATTCCGACATTGTTACCTCTTCATGTTCGATGTTATCTTGATgcttttattgaatgaaaatgcCTCGCATTTTTCACATCCATGATCCTCGGTTCAAGTTAGAACAGGACAAAAAATTATCACCTAGCTAGCTCGTCATGATTTTCTTAAGCGGCTTTTGCTACAGGACTTCCTGGGGGGTTAGACGGTGTTGGATTTTTTGTCATGTGACTTCTTGTCCCTGAGGATGTAGATAGAGACGAAACTTCGCGAGCTTTTCCTGATTTTATCTAGAGAAAACTTTTGGCTCTTAGGTTTCTTTTATAATGCTTCTATCGACCTAACCAGTCGTATCGTCTTATTTGGGCTTAGTTAGTCCGATTCTGAAGGTTgccatattttattattattcttacgAATTTGTTGTTGAAATTCAATTCGAGCGACTACGTTTCCGAGTATTAGATCTGCAAATATTTAGAGAATTCTGTCCATTAATCTATATATAAAAGTTTGATGCGATCTGTAACAtaacattttgtttttttttgtgaactaCTTactaatttttgttttatttatacATATCCTGAAAAACAATTAAAATTTACAAGGTCTTAAGTCTTTTTTCTTGACATGTATTCATTAACCAAGTCAACGATCTATTTTTCGCGCTTTCTTTACCTTTTGTCCAAATGtctgtaattttcaaatttttatctgATCTTATAATAGTGTCCAGTGCTACTAGTTTCAGATTTTATCGATCGATATTGCAATAAAAATCCAATTGCAGCAATTGAATTACTAGGGTTGAAATACTCGAATTGTGGGTAGCTTTCGATCGATGATTAAAGGTGAAATAATTCTGATAATTTGGGTTCAAAAAAgggaatcagaaaaaaacttaaTCCACAATCCTTTACTGATTTAGTACAAGGCACTGGGTAAGTATACAGTCGACAACTTTCAAATTAACCCTGTGAGTAATTCACAGCAGTAGGTGAAGAATAATGGATTCAAAAGTTTTTTATTATGCCATACCATCAAGTTGATGCTGTTGATGGAAATTCGATAGTGCTGCCCGATTATGAAGAGAGAAACTATCCATTTCATATAAATTTATGTATATGCATTGCTATTTATGTGAGAAGTTGTTTTTTACTTATTTGTTCTACTAGTTCTTCACTTATCCATGATAAAAACTGTATAATTTCACGAAATAAagaaagatattgaaaaaacgGACGTTTTATTCTCAAAAATTACCCCAGCAATGACTACAGTTCGAAAAACGAACGTGTCTAGAGTAAAATAGAGACGCCCTGAAAATTCAGAAATAGGCAACACATAATACACAATAATGTATGTTCGGTTGCCTACCGCATGGATCAGGCGCTGCTCCGTATACCTCCTCGCTCTCCTGTGATCCTAATACGAAATCCAAATTTTCTAAGATTTGTACCTCAAGAATTGCACAAAAATCGAATTTTGTATCAGGATCACATGAGAGCGAGGAGGTATCCGGAGTATCAGGAGGCCCCTTAAAAATTCGGAAATAGGCAACACACAATACACCATGCGTGTATGCTTGGTTGCCTACAACACGGATCAGGCGCTGCTCCGGATACCTCCTCGCTCTCCTGTGATCCTAATACAAAATCCgaattttgtataatttttgggTCATGAATCTCCGAAAACTTGGATATTGTATTAGGATCACAGGAGAGCGAGGAGGTATCCGGAGCAGCGCCTGATCCGCGTGGTAGGCAATCAAGCATACACGCATGGTGTATTGTGTGTTGCCTATTTCCGAATTTTTAAGGGGCCTCCTGATACTCCGGATACCTCCTCGCTCTCATGTGATCCTGATACAAAATTCGATTTTTGTGTAATTCTCGAGGTACAAATCTTAGAAAATTTGGATTTTGTATAAGGATCACAGGAGAGCGAGGAGGTATACGGAGCAGCGCCTGATCCATGCGGTAGGCAACCAAACATACATTATTGTGTATTATGTGTTGCCTATTTCTGAATTTTCAGGGCGTCTGTATTTTACTCTAGACACGTTCGTTTTTCGAACTGTAGTCATTGCTGGGGTAATTTTTGAGAATAAAACGTtcgttttttcaatatctttctTTATTTCGTGAAATTATACAGTTTTTATCATAGATAAGTGAAGAACTAGTAGAATAAATAAGTAAAAAACAACTTCTCACATAAATAGCAATGCATATACATAAACTTATATGAAATAGAAGAAAGAGTTCTATAACTGAATGAGTTCTTGTGGATAGTTTCTTTCTTCATAATCGGGCAGCACTATCGAATTTCCATCAACAGCATCAACTTGATTGGCTCCTGTGAAACAAAATTTCACAATTAATCATACGATTTCATATCAGAattgataaaaatatttcatgaatgCATTCTTTCGGTTATGTTCTTTTCAtgtctgagctcagttttgacgaaaaaaataatttcagccGCTATGGCCTACCAAAAATCCCGACCTTCAAAAGGgcataaaacgaaaaataagtcacttgaagaagaacggattgcagtttctgatagagcaGACTCTAATCaatctatattctgaatttcaaaacgatacgaagaaaaaagtattttcgccgaaaatttttcatgatgtataaccttgcgtttttttcgatcgaaatcgaaaatccaacttttagatattgaagtgtcgtacatgttttctggatatttCGAGatctctgattccaaatcttagctcagttttgacgaaaaacaTTTAGTTTGGCTGTTTTTGCTATTGAGCTCTTTTTCTGCCCTCGACAACCAGTACCTGCATCTGCACATACAAAGTTAGTAGGGCTGATGTATATGATGACCTATGGCGGTATTTTCTCGGCGCTTTCCAACAACTTTCTTCGTTCAAAATCTCTACCCTCCATATACCAATGTCTTACAAAGACCATTTGTTTCTTCCCTCAATTTGGGAATTTTTAATAGTATTTTAGACCCATTGTCTAATTAGGCCTGGTGAGCCCAGATATTCCATATACAGGCAATTCTATCACAATTTTTTTACAAGAGAGCGGCATCATTAGCTCTGTTCCTATCCATACTCGCCCACAGAATTACAGTTATCTTTCGAATTGAAAACCCATAGACTAATAAAAGGCTATGTGAAATTATTTGTTTTCTGTGGTGAAaatccattgaactctatggtttcccatagagttcaatgtgaaAACCAAAGATTATGTTCTGTGGTAGTGGTACATAACCTCAAAgaaaactaacctaacctaactcaaaGATAAAGATAGAGATAGAGATGTTGGGACTTGGGAGGCAGAGGTAAATATTTGGAATGGTTTCATATTTGAAGATATGTGTTTGTCATTTTCTAGCTTGTCTGTAGATCAATTCAGAACAAACTTCTTATGAAACAGTATTGAATTGTGATTATTTCCCAATGGCAAAACAAGTTAAGGTtggcaaaaaaatcaaaggATCTAAAGGTAGATATCATTTTAAGCTTTTTCTTATCTGAATTGTCAAGGGTGAAAGTTCATCCTTTTTATGTTTTGCAGATGTCACAATTTATGATTTCGCCAATTCACCACAAACAACTAATCGACCTAAGAAATCTGAAGTCAGCATAACAAACGTGGTCAAAAACGAATTAGAAATAAAGGAACACTGGTATAGCGATGATGAAGATGaggaaactgataaaaaatctCCACAATGCAAGAAAAAGGGGAAACCTAAAAACGAGAAGAAAGATGAGGAGACTGGTGTGAATTACCCAGTCGATATATGGTTTTTGATATCCAATCATATAAGACCAGAAGATGTTGGGAGATTTGCAGCAATATGTAAAGCTTCCTATGCTGTTGTACAAAGTGCGCTGTTCTGGAAATGCCTCTACAAGAGATATTATAATAAGGAATGCTTAACACTAGATTTCCAACCAGAATGTGTATTGAGGCATTATGGTCTTAGAACAGCTGTAATAAGAGCATTGTATCTTATGTATCCGCCTCTTGTCAAAAGAACAAGACAAGCCCTTTTAGGAATAACGCATCCAGATGTTTTGTTAGGAATGACCTGTGTAGGAGTAATGTCGAAAACTGAGGGCAAAAATGGGATTCAATTCTTATGCTATTACTTTAAATTCAAGAGGAACACTGCGATATCATTTGAAACTAACAAAACAAAGGAAGAGTCTCTTATTGATTTGCTGAATGACATCAATGCAAATCCAGAGGAAGATCACTGTATACTTCTTGCAATATCAAATGAACAAATCTGCTTTCCGCCTATCCTTGGTCAAACTTTGAAACATGTTTCAGTTTCACTATCTAAAGGATTCTGTAATAACCGGTTGCAACTTGTTTTTGGAAATGCGCTCGATAATTTTACAACAAGAGGTAATCTTATGAATGGAAATACTATTGTATTAGATCCTgtatcaaatatttcaattctcaatTGGTGGCACCCAATGTATATTAAAAGTAATAATATACCAAGTCTTGACGAGTAATGACTTAATTTTACAAATTTCTTATATTTTGTTAGTATTCTTTCAGCACTAgagtattatttttatattaaatgatatgtaaaaaattaaatttcaaggATACTGATAAAAATAGTCCCCCTCCAAATTTTCCACTATGAAGAAATGGATGCAAAAAGAATAGAAGCACTACTGGACAGAAATGATgcattgttttttcattttcaagactTTTGAAATCTTTTACTTTTCATATGTTGTTAAATTCAATGTTGAACTGAAAAATATGGTACAATAGAACATTCAATAAAAGTATAAAAACCTGTAAACTTGTTTAATTCATTATGTTTAATCATTTCCTGTtagcattttcgaattttattgaaaaaatttttgaacttttttaacGAAATTAGTTCAGATACATAACATCCCTCAGTATAAAACTCAACAAATGCTAATTTATGAATCGAACTAGCTAGCCATCTCCACTCGGAATATGAAATGAACTGAACAGCAAATATTACAGAGTTATCTTTGCTGAACAGTAGCCCATGGTtttggtcttatttgacctcgtcagagcaacatgaCTCACACCTCGTGGAATGAATTGTTTATTCGATGTCAGTAGCGACACCTGACAAAGAAAACGAGGATCAAGTCAATTTTCCTTCTAAATCCcccaaacaaaacaaaaaattagtgacgtatattgatttttttcaaacaatcgTTCTGTTAATTAGTTAAAAGAACGATactatgaaaaatttcatactACTATCACAGCCGTAGTTTAGGAGGCTGTGGTATTTAAGTATTCAATATGCATTACCAAACGAAGAATCAGTGGCGTACACAATTTCTATTCAAACAATCCTTTTGGCAATTTTCATATAATACATCAACAGTTAAAAATTTAACGCATTTAAACTTAGTCGTCTACTTCTACGTATTTGATGTTAATAAAGAGCTCGAAAAGACTTATCTATTTTTTAACAAATACCTACATTCTTCCCAACAATAATATTGACAAAACTTTGTCTCCATAGTAACTTTCTGATGTCATTTATGAGTGAGCAaatcatttttgattatttaaTGTCACAACTCCACAAATGGCCGAAAGAATAATTCCATCAAGTAACACTTTAGTGAAATATGAAAACCCTACGTTGGTAACCAAACATGAAGAACGCAAAAAAGTGAGAAATTTTTAAAATGTACTAAAACGGTTTTTCCCGTTTAAAATCGAAATTAAATTTTGTTCTCTGTGTGGTGTTAACTTCTAGGATTGCAGGAAAAAGGTCGGGACGAATCACCAACTAAGGGTAAAGCAGTATCAGCTGGAACGGATGCCAAAAGAGAAACGGAAGAGATACTGAACACAATTTTACCACCTTTAGAATGGGAAGAAGACGGACAAATGTGGAGGCAACAGGTTTCCACAAACCCTGCCACAAGATTAGAAGTAGTCAATTTACAAGAACAATTAGATATGAGGTTACAGCAGAGACAGGTATGCAGTCACGCATTTTGTTGCATCAGTTCAGTTCGTTGAGAGATGAACTCCACCAAAATCTCTAGGTACCATATTTGGAGGATATAACAATAAATATATCCAGTTTGGTTTTCGTccaataatataataaaaaacttGTCAGGAATGAGGACAATACTTTAATTTGTCCTGCAAGTCTTTATGAAATATTATTGCCTATTTGatgttttctcgaaaactgGATATTCTTGAGGTTGGTTTCAGAGACTGtccatggagctcgatgcagccgttcagtcttgacgattatttaattgattccatcttcttTTGTGCCAAAATGTCGTTTATCTAATGAATTAGTCACTGGAAGAGGTTTTCACAAGTTGGTCAAATTAGTGAAAGAGAAGTGCACATAGCCTTATTTTAAAATAGCTACGTCAATGCGCGCTTGTGTTACATAGCATGTGACAACAACCGAGTTGGCAGAACTCTATTGCGTCCCCTTTCTATACCTCCTATGATTCTGAACTGCATAACCAATATCTTTCGATGtatgatattaaaaaaaatactttcGCGCAGGCCAGAGAAACGGGCATCTGTCCAGTTCGTAGGGAGCTATACACCCAATGCTTCGACGAAATAATTCGACAAGTGACGATAAATTGCGCCGAGAGAGGTCTCCTCCTGTTGCGGGTGAGGGACGAGATGCGCATGACCATAGAGGCGTACCAAGCCCTCTATTGCAGCAGCATCGCATTCGGCATGCGCAAAGCGCTCCAAGCCGAACAGGGAAAATCCGATCTGGAGGCGCAGGTAGAGCAACTGAAAAACGAGAAACTGGAGCTGGAACACCAGATCGTCGAGCTGAAACAGAGGGCGGAGCAGGCCGACAGACGGGCTGCCGAAACAAGGATGGCCGAAGAGAGGAAACACACGGAGGAGATAGCGTTCTTGAAGAAGACGAACATGCAGTTGAAGGTTTGTGTTTGACCCATATCGTCTTCTTGTAAAATGACAATTTTCACTTGACACGAATACAATGTCAATCGATCTTAACCTCAAAGAACTATCGAGATGATCAATTCGTTCATTTTAGTGATCTGGTTGACAAATTCAATTGGTTTTTAACAGTAGAATATTTCGATAAAAGAAATATGGTTTCCCTGTGAAATAAGGAAGTATTATTCTCAGTTCAATCAACCTTCAGAACGATATCAACATAACTTACCCTTAGACCTCGTTACCTGTCAGATGGCGTTGTCTTCCAATCCTCCACTAGC
The window above is part of the Coccinella septempunctata chromosome 8, icCocSept1.1, whole genome shotgun sequence genome. Proteins encoded here:
- the LOC123318634 gene encoding transmembrane protein 183; the protein is MAKQVKVGKKIKGSKDVTIYDFANSPQTTNRPKKSEVSITNVVKNELEIKEHWYSDDEDEETDKKSPQCKKKGKPKNEKKDEETGVNYPVDIWFLISNHIRPEDVGRFAAICKASYAVVQSALFWKCLYKRYYNKECLTLDFQPECVLRHYGLRTAVIRALYLMYPPLVKRTRQALLGITHPDVLLGMTCVGVMSKTEGKNGIQFLCYYFKFKRNTAISFETNKTKEESLIDLLNDINANPEEDHCILLAISNEQICFPPILGQTLKHVSVSLSKGFCNNRLQLVFGNALDNFTTRGNLMNGNTIVLDPVSNISILNWWHPMYIKSNNIPSLDE
- the LOC123319327 gene encoding 33 kDa inner dynein arm light chain, axonemal, giving the protein MAERIIPSSNTLVKYENPTLVTKHEERKKEKGRDESPTKGKAVSAGTDAKRETEEILNTILPPLEWEEDGQMWRQQVSTNPATRLEVVNLQEQLDMRLQQRQARETGICPVRRELYTQCFDEIIRQVTINCAERGLLLLRVRDEMRMTIEAYQALYCSSIAFGMRKALQAEQGKSDLEAQVEQLKNEKLELEHQIVELKQRAEQADRRAAETRMAEERKHTEEIAFLKKTNMQLKTQLEGIIAPKK